In Fusarium poae strain DAOMC 252244 chromosome Unknown contig_1, whole genome shotgun sequence, the following are encoded in one genomic region:
- a CDS encoding uncharacterized protein (TransMembrane:4 (i20-41o53-77i97-120o126-148i)) — MFRDTEFGPPTSIIGLVVRFYNGFLLLVASLAVLSLGFTMFGLSQADGLSGPALAAAALLTSAAITAIATAVIIGILQFMSRSVNGRYERSDLIMSWVPLFLFDVFMLEAIAGVLLWYTNNFPNELVILFASEILVLLIILIMLSLWARRKIKTLISMSCFVDDEAEGLYFDQVHDGEDGLDITRENRFSRSTEPCRV; from the exons ATGTTTAGAG ATACAGAATTCGGCCCTCCGACATCCATCATCGGCCTAGTCGTGCGTTTCTACAACGGCTTTCTACTTCTTGTAGCTTCGCTAGCGGTCCTATCACTGGGCTTCACAATGTTTGGTCTATCGCAAGCAGACGGACTGAGCGGCCCAGCGCTCGCGGCAGCGGCTCTACTAACCAGTGCCGCCATTACCGCCATCGCTACCGCCGTCATCATTGGCATCCTTCAATTCATGTCCCGGTCCGTAAACGGTCGATACGAGAGGTCAGATCTCATCATGTCTTGGGTACCTCTGTTCTTGTTTGATGTCTTCATGCTGGAAGCCATAGCCGGCGTATTGCTATGGTATACCAACAATTTCCCGAATGAGCTTGTCATCTTATTCGCTTCAGAAATACTCGTCTTGCTCATCATTTTGATCATGTTATCTTTATGGGCTAGGCGAAAGATCAAAACCTTAATTTCCATGTCCTGTTTTGTTGACGATGAAGCTGAAGGTCTTTATTTCGATCAAGTACACGACGGGGAAGATGGGCTCGACATTACAAGAGAAAACAGGTTCTCACGCTCCACCGAGCCTTGTCGGGTATGA
- a CDS encoding uncharacterized protein (TransMembrane:14 (i20-42o62-80i92-111o123-143i150-169o181-203i223-243o249-270i296-315o335-353i360-382o388-405i426-448o503-524i)) yields MKKTRTSVSSQPPPSPPPAAQTGIGLGTIITIYLTCIINGFDVSNVANIQPQLYEAFGHIELLPWIGLSYSLANFATLAFARKIIDFFNIRYVYIVSIVIFFVGATLAGVAKNISTVIAGRAIMGIGGSICQNCAISYFAMYATDSQSPLLYGIMSGLWAIGLVVGGPVGSAFAEGSTTSWRWAFFINLPFLGLAIICAVIFVPSRPDSDDLPLRDRLADTGILGIVLQITTTILFAIAATFSGPVWEWNSAPCIAIWTVFAVVLAAWGFQQLRSYQTRPGYQVIPITVMTQRHMLPLWVASGCAGATYAIMLYYMPLFYSFSKGLGALQQTVRLLPFILTFILTVVIIAASLPRMKQYGVIYFAGGVITLSSAIALATTISPGVPESKVMGLTALVAVGLGLHFQHSNAISNRINKDLRDRVECAALLNMSLMGGISMALIIAGAIYENRGMSLLKSALGSADYPEADLREALAGVSRGTLAGGEAQLMAHGAEVTCKAISLLLYIVSPSGALCFACGVLAVFDHVSVSGSERKKPVK; encoded by the exons ATGAAGAAAACACGCACGTCCGTTTCTTCgcaaccaccaccatcaccaccaccagcagCTCAAACTGGAATAGGGTTAGGAACCATCATTACCATCTACCTAACCTGCATTATCAATG GGTTCGACGTAAGCAACGTAGCCAACATCCAACCACAGCTTTACGAAGCTTTTGGTcatatcgagcttctccCATGGATCGGGCTTTCTTACTCTCTTGCAAACTTTGCCACGCTGGCGTTTGCTCGTAAGATCATCGATTTCTTCAATATCCGTTACGTGTACATCGTCAGCATCGTCATCTTTTTCGTTGGTGCGACTCTAGCGGGTGTAGCGAAAAACATCTCCACGGTCATCGCTGGCCGAGCGATCATGGGGATTGGAGGTTCTATTTGTCAAAACTG TGCGATATCATACTTTGCCATGTATGCAACGGACAGTCAAAGTCCTCTCCTATACGGCATAATGAGCGGGCTATGGGCAATTGGTCTTGTTGTAGGCGGTCCGGTAGGTAGCGCGTTTGCGGAGGGCTCGACCACGTCTTGGAGGTGGGCTTTCTTCATAAATCTACCGTTCTTGGGCCTTGCCATCATCTGCGCTGTCATCTTTGTACCAAGCAGACCTGATTCTGATGATCTTCCTCTACGAGATCGCCTTGCCGATACTGGCATCCTTGGGATTGTCCTCCAAATTACTACAACTATCTTGTTCGCCATCGCCGCCACCTTTTCTGGCCCTGTATGGGAGTGGAACTCGGCACCCTGTATCGCCATCTGGACCGTCTTCGCCGTCGTTCTCGCGGCCTGGGGTTTTCAGCAACTTCGAAGTTACCAGACTCGACCTGGCTATCAAGTGATACCCATCACAGTCATGACACAGCGTCACATGCTCCCTCTTTGGGTCGCTTCGGGCTGCGCTGGTGCCACCTACGCCATCATGCTTTACTACATGCCGctcttttattctttctcaaAGGGCCTGGGCGCACTACAGCAGACGGTGCGGCTATTGCCTTTCATTCTCACCTTCATTCTCACCGTGGTCATCATCGCTGCTTCCTTACCGAGAATGAAGCAGTACGGCGTAATCTACTTCGCCGGCGGTGTCATCACACTCTCATCGGCAATAGCCCTTGCGACTACGATCTCGCCGGGTGTTCCTGAGAGCAAGGTCATGGGTCTCACGGCTCTCGTGGCCGTGGGACTTGGCCTGCACTTCCAGCACAGCAATGCCATCTCCAACAGGATCAACAAGGATCTTCGAGACCGGGTCGAATGCGCTGCGCTGTTGAACATGAGCCTTATGGGGGGCATATCCATGGCGCTGATCATCGCAGGCGCTATCTACGAAAATCGTGGCATGTCCCTGTTGAAGTCCGCCCTCGGGTCTGCAGACTATCCTGAGGCAGACCTTCGCGAGGCGCTGGCGGGCGTTTCGCGTGGTACCTTGGCAGGGGGCGAAGCCCAGTTGATGGCTCATGGTGCGGAAGTAACGTGCAAAGCCATTTCGCTCCTTCTCTATATTGTCTCGCCTAGCGGTGCTCTCTGCTTCGCTTGCGGTGTACTTGCTGTATTTGACCATGTGTCAGTAAGCGGGTCTGAGCGGAAAAAGCCTGTCAAGTGA
- a CDS encoding uncharacterized protein (SECRETED:SignalP(1-25)), whose translation MSSASRPGINLVACIIVSWIAGVYATLPTPGASVFITPHAEYSSSVGVLGCKVDTNRIAYWPLAVGCDNICVKVSNEGRSLHLLRIDMSQGAYDISYDAWNYLASGASAMDNPQQGGEILMSYEVVETSECQHLLHEGKLPLSAANSMNYVALCASQSSSWVANNYQLYNINDPLCKFGVDERCDLDLATSNQPSCPSVLGNPLPMQSRVKNVAYGTGQLVPV comes from the coding sequence ATGTCCTCCGCTTCTCGACCTGGGATAAACCTCGTGGCCTGCATTATTGTTTCCTGGATTGCAGGTGTCTACGCTACTCTACCGACTCCGGGAGCTTCTGTGTTCATTACTCCACATGCAGAGTATTCTAGCTCGGTAGGAGTCCTAGGCTGCAAGGTTGATACGAATCGGATTGCTTATTGGCCCCTTGCCGTTGGATGTGATAATATATGTGTCAAGGTGTCTAATGAGGGACGTTCCCTTCATCTTTTGCGCATTGATATGTCCCAAGGCGCGTATGATATTTCTTACGATGCTTGGAATTATCTGGCGTCCGGCGCATCTGCCATGGATAACCCCCAGCAAGGTGGGGAAATCCTAATGTCGTACGAGGTCGTAGAAACATCAGAATGTCAACACCTACTCCATGAGGGGAAGTTGCCTCTGTCAGCGGCTAACAGTATGAATTACGTCGCTCTATGTGCTAGTCAGTCTTCGAGTTGGGTCGCAAACAACTATCAATTGTATAACATAAACGATCCCCTGTGCAAGTTTGGGGTAGATGAGAGATGCGACCTCGACCTAGCTACAAGTAATCAGCCAAGCTGTCCCAGTGTCTTAGGTAATCCTCTACCAATGCAGTCTAGAGTCAAGAATGTCGCGTACGGCACTGGTCAACTCGTCCCTGTATAG